One genomic region from Halobacteriovorax sp. HLS encodes:
- a CDS encoding B12-binding domain-containing radical SAM protein produces the protein MSENQRDIVFINPGNRKVTYQNLGDELCAIEPPFLTASFASFLRNNNYSVAIIDANAENLTPEETLTRIKEYSPKLCAVIVYGGQPSASTQTMNIAGEICSKIKEHTNYPVTIGGLHPSALPKRTLKEENVDYVIEGEEQESLLELMKYIDNKNKIEDVPGLWYYKNDVIRCNPKNPVIKDLDEALPIAAWDLLPMDKYRAHNWHCFDDIENRSPYAAIYTSLGCPYSCTFCCINAPFGKPGIRYRSPELVVEEIELLVKKYGVKNFKFIDEMFVLKESHYMKITDLLIEKDLDLNIWCYSRIDTVKTKHLARMKKAGFNWFCLGIESANDLVRDGASKRLRFNDIKEIVQSIRDAGIRVLSNFIVGLPDDDIKTMEETFQMAVDLNTEFMNLYSAMAYPGSKLYTEALENNQALPTTWSNYSQHAKDQLPLPTKHIGAMEVLKFRDEKWEEFFKGEQYLSMVKETFGDKALEHINFMTSKKLARNYER, from the coding sequence ATGAGTGAAAATCAACGTGACATTGTATTTATCAACCCAGGAAACAGAAAAGTAACATATCAAAACCTAGGCGATGAACTTTGCGCTATTGAGCCCCCATTTCTAACTGCGAGCTTTGCTAGTTTTTTAAGAAATAATAATTACTCTGTCGCGATTATTGACGCAAATGCAGAGAACTTAACTCCTGAAGAAACACTAACTAGGATAAAGGAATATTCTCCAAAACTTTGTGCGGTAATTGTTTATGGGGGTCAACCATCAGCCTCGACACAAACAATGAATATAGCAGGAGAAATCTGTTCTAAAATAAAAGAACATACAAACTACCCTGTAACCATAGGAGGACTACATCCTTCGGCATTACCAAAGAGAACCTTAAAAGAAGAAAATGTAGATTATGTGATTGAAGGTGAAGAACAAGAAAGCCTTCTTGAACTTATGAAATATATAGATAATAAAAATAAAATTGAAGACGTGCCTGGCCTTTGGTACTACAAGAATGATGTCATTCGCTGTAATCCTAAAAATCCTGTTATAAAAGATCTAGACGAAGCCCTACCAATAGCTGCGTGGGACCTACTCCCAATGGACAAATATCGTGCTCACAACTGGCACTGCTTTGACGATATTGAGAACAGATCTCCTTACGCAGCAATTTACACAAGCCTTGGTTGCCCTTACAGTTGTACTTTTTGTTGCATCAATGCACCATTTGGGAAACCAGGAATAAGGTACAGAAGCCCAGAGCTTGTAGTTGAAGAGATCGAACTTCTTGTAAAGAAGTACGGTGTCAAAAACTTTAAGTTTATCGATGAAATGTTTGTGCTTAAAGAAAGCCATTACATGAAGATTACAGATCTGTTGATTGAAAAAGATCTAGACCTAAACATCTGGTGCTACTCCAGAATTGATACAGTGAAAACGAAGCATTTAGCAAGGATGAAAAAAGCTGGCTTTAATTGGTTCTGCCTAGGAATTGAGTCAGCAAATGACCTCGTTAGAGATGGTGCTTCAAAAAGACTCAGGTTTAATGATATTAAAGAAATCGTCCAATCAATAAGAGACGCAGGAATCAGAGTACTTTCTAATTTTATAGTCGGCCTTCCAGATGACGATATAAAAACCATGGAAGAAACATTTCAAATGGCTGTAGACCTAAACACTGAATTCATGAACCTGTATAGTGCTATGGCGTATCCAGGATCTAAATTATACACAGAAGCTCTAGAGAATAATCAAGCTTTACCTACTACATGGTCTAACTACTCTCAACACGCTAAAGACCAGCTTCCACTCCCCACCAAGCATATTGGAGCAATGGAAGTATTAAAGTTTAGAGATGAAAAGTGGGAGGAGTTCTTTAAAGGTGAGCAGTATTTATCGATGGTCAAAGAAACATTTGGAGACAAGGCACTTGAACATATTAACTTCATGACTAGTAAAAAACTCGCAAGAAATTACGAAAGATAG
- a CDS encoding NAD-dependent epimerase/dehydratase family protein yields the protein MKKILVTGGSGMVGRNLLSHKESEKFDIIAPSHGVLDLTIKRDVDEYLADEMPDFIIHCAGLVGGIQANLKYPLEFLMENLDMGCNLLMSARKVGIKNVLALGSNCMYPKNIEEGLTEEMILKGELEESNEGYALAKITISKLCKIISNENKDYNYKMIVPCSLYGKWDKFSPESSHLIPAIIKKLNDARVNNEVNVEIWGDGLARREIMYAEDLADFIYFSLDRFNELPEIMNVGLGKDYSINELYSAVAKVVGYKGGFFHNLDRPVGMRKKLLNIKQLESFGWQSGTSLEQGLKLTNDFYLSNI from the coding sequence ATGAAGAAAATTTTGGTGACAGGTGGTTCTGGAATGGTTGGTCGTAACCTTTTGTCACATAAGGAAAGTGAAAAATTTGATATTATTGCTCCGTCCCATGGGGTGCTAGATTTAACTATTAAGAGGGATGTTGATGAATACCTTGCAGATGAAATGCCTGATTTTATTATTCATTGTGCAGGTCTCGTTGGTGGAATTCAGGCAAATCTTAAGTACCCCTTAGAGTTCTTGATGGAAAATCTTGATATGGGGTGTAACTTGTTGATGTCTGCTAGAAAGGTAGGTATTAAAAATGTTCTCGCTCTTGGTAGTAATTGTATGTATCCAAAAAATATTGAAGAAGGCCTTACTGAGGAAATGATATTAAAAGGGGAGCTTGAGGAGTCCAATGAAGGTTATGCCTTGGCAAAAATAACAATATCAAAGCTTTGTAAAATCATATCCAATGAGAACAAAGATTACAATTATAAGATGATTGTACCTTGTAGTCTCTATGGTAAATGGGACAAATTTTCTCCTGAGAGTTCTCATCTAATACCTGCAATTATAAAGAAGTTAAACGATGCAAGAGTTAATAATGAAGTGAATGTGGAAATTTGGGGAGACGGTCTAGCTCGAAGAGAGATCATGTATGCTGAAGATCTTGCCGATTTTATTTATTTTTCTTTGGATAGATTTAATGAGTTGCCGGAAATTATGAATGTTGGCCTAGGTAAAGATTACTCAATCAATGAGCTATATTCTGCTGTCGCAAAAGTTGTAGGTTATAAGGGAGGCTTTTTTCATAATTTAGATCGACCAGTTGGAATGAGGAAGAAGTTACTGAACATTAAACAGCTTGAGAGTTTTGGATGGCAAAGTGGAACTTCTTTAGAACAAGGCCTTAAACTAACTAATGATTTTTATTTGAGCAATATTTAA
- a CDS encoding polysialyltransferase family glycosyltransferase, whose amino-acid sequence MKPHLLISYGNAYIFHEVVYPTIKELSNDFNVYVILSNGFVNSRLKEDLQDLKNELKICEFIYIESEGLLGYKKYLRYSQIIEKVKNWNIDLILGASETSELNRSLILNFSNKPFCTLWTALGYNLLDQNFIDQYSTTKQYWKFIQYEDTLNRQIGLKSWLTKQYLQRSLLNFLTFLLKEMFKRSNRKLKVNVFNKARFFLEKLIRKFHKVELIKLGKVAKLTKISNNMSSHHFFVDDFEKETMSKILTKGLCSTITYPTYKLSKSTTQKSEKLLFILTTGYSNQNTLPITELIKIQNELTHIMQHSKTKSIDLKPHPREKSTWVVCLQEHLISCGINTKILPKQMPFRDILTQYKAVTGFASSSFRDIKYQNPDIQIYGMERISIMVAKTISQSSKLNIPNWFGYGEGINWLRVDGAIYTAPQITEKKATLKQELLKALEVKYCSNKNH is encoded by the coding sequence ATGAAGCCTCACTTATTAATTAGCTATGGAAATGCTTACATTTTCCATGAAGTTGTTTACCCTACAATCAAAGAGCTAAGTAATGACTTTAATGTATATGTGATACTGTCTAATGGGTTTGTAAATAGCAGGCTAAAAGAAGACCTACAAGACCTCAAAAATGAATTAAAGATTTGTGAGTTTATCTATATTGAGAGTGAAGGACTTCTGGGTTATAAAAAATATCTTAGGTATAGTCAAATTATCGAAAAAGTAAAGAACTGGAATATTGATCTCATCCTAGGCGCAAGCGAAACTTCTGAGTTAAACAGATCTTTAATACTAAACTTTTCCAATAAACCATTTTGTACACTTTGGACCGCTCTTGGTTACAACCTCCTAGACCAAAATTTTATTGACCAATATAGCACTACGAAACAATACTGGAAGTTTATTCAATATGAAGACACTCTCAATCGTCAAATTGGATTAAAGTCGTGGTTAACAAAACAATACCTCCAGAGATCACTCTTAAACTTCTTAACCTTTCTACTAAAGGAGATGTTCAAACGGTCAAACAGAAAGCTTAAAGTCAATGTTTTCAATAAAGCGAGGTTTTTCCTAGAGAAGCTAATCAGAAAATTTCACAAGGTCGAACTTATTAAGCTTGGAAAAGTTGCCAAACTTACAAAAATTTCTAACAACATGTCTTCACACCACTTTTTCGTAGATGATTTTGAAAAAGAAACAATGAGCAAAATCTTAACTAAAGGACTATGCTCGACTATAACCTACCCTACATACAAATTATCAAAGTCGACAACTCAAAAAAGTGAAAAGTTATTATTCATATTAACAACAGGATATAGTAACCAAAATACTTTACCAATAACCGAACTCATTAAAATTCAAAACGAACTCACACATATCATGCAACACTCCAAAACCAAGTCGATTGACCTAAAGCCACACCCGAGAGAAAAAAGTACTTGGGTAGTGTGTCTTCAAGAACACCTCATTTCTTGCGGAATAAATACTAAAATCTTACCCAAACAAATGCCTTTTAGAGATATACTCACTCAGTACAAAGCTGTCACAGGATTTGCCTCGTCAAGCTTTAGAGACATTAAGTATCAAAACCCAGATATTCAAATATACGGAATGGAAAGGATTTCAATAATGGTAGCCAAAACGATTTCCCAAAGCTCAAAACTCAATATACCAAACTGGTTTGGATATGGAGAAGGGATTAACTGGCTGAGAGTGGATGGAGCTATTTACACAGCCCCTCAAATTACTGAGAAAAAAGCTACTTTAAAACAAGAACTACTTAAAGCCTTAGAGGTTAAATATTGCTCAAATAAAAATCATTAG
- a CDS encoding DegT/DnrJ/EryC1/StrS aminotransferase family protein, with the protein MFKFWRNNSEELAMVEKAIKSGLKGHYIEEFENKFAERTKSKYAISLNSGTSALEVSMMALDLKPGDEVIVPALTFSASCFAPLYVGATPVFADIDPDTFLISADSIRKNITPKTKAIITVSLYGELPDYNEITQICSEHNLKLVEDNAQSFDAKLNDKLQGSFGDFSIYSLQRSKHLTTGDGGVLTTNNEKLALYARKLSDLGYSTLQASPGSHLKDKNKLQRPDFLRHDLLGKNFRLPEVCAAMAISQLDKATHLSNLRKKIGQLYLEATKEFSNIIKVQKNIENSEHSYWAFSFMLHENIDWDVFKSKFMELGGHQYYGCWQLAYLEPALRGQKIGNQLFEKGLCPNSEKAQQRMVQLKTNFETIHMAQEQANILKETLIYFSKNL; encoded by the coding sequence ATGTTTAAATTTTGGCGCAACAACTCAGAAGAGTTAGCAATGGTTGAAAAGGCGATAAAGTCTGGATTAAAAGGTCACTATATAGAGGAATTTGAGAATAAGTTTGCGGAAAGAACAAAATCAAAGTACGCGATATCTTTAAACTCAGGAACATCAGCGCTTGAAGTCTCTATGATGGCTTTAGACTTAAAACCTGGCGATGAAGTAATTGTTCCAGCCCTCACTTTTTCTGCTTCTTGCTTTGCTCCACTTTATGTAGGAGCAACGCCTGTTTTTGCAGATATTGACCCTGACACATTTCTCATTTCAGCAGACAGTATTCGTAAAAACATCACACCTAAAACAAAGGCAATTATAACAGTCTCTCTTTATGGAGAACTTCCAGACTATAATGAAATTACTCAAATATGTTCTGAGCATAATCTAAAATTGGTTGAAGACAATGCTCAAAGTTTTGATGCTAAATTAAATGATAAACTTCAAGGCTCATTTGGAGACTTTAGTATTTACTCATTACAAAGAAGTAAACATCTTACAACAGGAGATGGTGGCGTACTTACAACAAACAACGAAAAGCTTGCTCTTTACGCGAGAAAATTATCAGACTTGGGTTATTCAACTTTACAGGCTTCTCCGGGAAGCCACCTCAAGGATAAAAATAAATTACAACGCCCTGATTTCTTAAGACATGACTTACTTGGTAAGAACTTTAGACTTCCAGAAGTTTGCGCTGCGATGGCTATTTCGCAACTAGATAAGGCCACTCATCTTTCAAACTTGAGAAAGAAAATAGGACAGCTTTACTTAGAGGCGACAAAAGAATTTTCAAATATAATTAAGGTACAAAAGAATATTGAAAATTCAGAACACTCCTACTGGGCGTTTTCATTTATGCTCCATGAGAATATTGACTGGGATGTTTTCAAAAGTAAATTCATGGAACTTGGAGGACATCAATATTATGGTTGCTGGCAACTTGCCTACCTGGAGCCTGCACTTAGAGGGCAAAAAATTGGCAATCAACTTTTTGAAAAAGGACTCTGTCCTAACTCAGAAAAAGCTCAGCAACGCATGGTACAACTAAAAACAAACTTTGAGACCATACATATGGCCCAAGAACAGGCAAATATTTTAAAAGAAACATTAATATATTTTAGTAAAAATTTATAA
- a CDS encoding SDR family oxidoreductase — protein MIREKIAIVTGSEGQIGSGYVKTLQGLGYNVYGFDIKESSSIKNINYCKIDITNKSEVDQIIKEICSKGDILILVNNAGVSVFSPFEERTEDELDYVISTNIKANIFLTQSVYKHSMSKIKKGKIVNIGSIYGQVAGDMNLYKEGDRRTPEIYGATKAAIINLTKYFAAYMAPNNVQVNCISPGGIFNNQDPEFVKKYERKTPSSRMGSVDDLQKTIEYLVDFNNNHTTGQNITVDGGFTIW, from the coding sequence ATGATTAGAGAAAAAATCGCTATTGTCACTGGAAGCGAGGGGCAAATAGGCTCAGGTTATGTAAAAACTCTTCAAGGCCTTGGCTATAATGTTTATGGTTTTGATATCAAGGAAAGTTCTTCTATAAAGAATATCAACTACTGTAAGATAGATATAACTAACAAAAGTGAAGTTGATCAAATAATCAAAGAGATTTGTTCTAAAGGCGATATTTTGATCCTAGTTAACAATGCAGGGGTCTCTGTCTTTAGCCCATTTGAAGAGCGAACAGAAGATGAACTAGACTACGTTATTAGTACTAATATAAAGGCAAATATTTTTCTTACCCAAAGTGTCTATAAGCACTCCATGAGTAAAATCAAGAAAGGCAAAATAGTTAATATTGGCTCCATTTATGGGCAAGTTGCTGGAGATATGAACCTCTATAAAGAGGGTGACAGAAGAACACCTGAAATCTATGGTGCAACCAAGGCTGCAATAATTAATTTGACGAAATATTTTGCGGCTTATATGGCACCAAATAATGTTCAAGTTAACTGTATTTCTCCGGGAGGTATCTTCAACAATCAAGACCCAGAGTTCGTGAAAAAGTATGAAAGAAAAACACCTTCTTCTAGGATGGGATCTGTTGACGACTTACAAAAAACAATTGAATATCTAGTAGACTTCAACAATAACCATACAACTGGACAAAATATTACAGTCGATGGTGGATTTACTATCTGGTAA
- a CDS encoding NAD(P)-binding domain-containing protein has protein sequence MNKNFNHFLAKFQEEKVGTTCFTISSTSKHIDFFYYTPTRVHNNFSLCGVVVSNTQEAIEFAQLADGHFDYIAVDSEKKICPSRYTYDGDEGNIKGEVQDIVRKSKLLTYKANDITVDAIDQFTCEKVKNLSNVKIAIVGAGNIGFKVALKLVERGFWVNLYRRNQELLVKQSEIINEIKPKGTLAKAIPCDSIGSTVKGCDVIIATATTSSLISIDHLNESEAKLLIDCGKNCFSQEIMEKYTVFRTDITFDILYKLQCVKDSNETLYPRHGAKTIDNTRYVSGVSGTKGDIIVSDISKPLETVIGVCDGLGNVKRIERND, from the coding sequence ATGAATAAGAATTTTAACCATTTTTTAGCAAAGTTCCAGGAAGAAAAGGTAGGGACAACCTGCTTCACAATATCCAGTACTTCCAAACATATAGACTTCTTTTACTACACGCCGACAAGAGTTCACAACAACTTTAGCTTATGTGGTGTGGTAGTTTCCAACACACAAGAAGCCATCGAATTTGCACAACTAGCTGACGGTCACTTCGACTATATAGCAGTTGACTCGGAAAAGAAAATTTGCCCCTCACGGTATACATATGACGGAGATGAAGGAAATATAAAAGGAGAAGTTCAAGACATCGTCCGTAAAAGTAAACTTCTCACCTACAAGGCAAATGATATTACTGTAGATGCTATCGACCAATTCACTTGTGAGAAAGTTAAAAACTTAAGCAACGTAAAAATTGCAATAGTAGGAGCAGGAAATATTGGCTTCAAAGTAGCACTAAAACTTGTAGAGAGAGGCTTTTGGGTTAATTTATATAGAAGAAATCAGGAGCTCTTAGTAAAACAATCTGAGATCATAAATGAAATAAAGCCAAAGGGAACTCTTGCAAAAGCGATTCCCTGTGACTCAATTGGTAGCACTGTTAAAGGCTGTGATGTTATTATAGCTACTGCAACAACATCATCACTAATTAGCATAGACCATCTCAACGAATCTGAAGCAAAACTTTTAATAGACTGTGGCAAAAACTGTTTTTCTCAAGAAATAATGGAAAAATACACAGTTTTTCGAACTGATATTACATTCGATATTTTATACAAACTTCAATGCGTTAAAGACTCAAATGAGACCCTCTACCCAAGACATGGTGCAAAAACAATTGACAACACCAGATATGTTAGCGGTGTTAGCGGAACGAAGGGGGATATTATAGTATCGGATATATCAAAGCCACTTGAAACAGTCATTGGTGTTTGTGACGGACTAGGAAATGTAAAAAGGATAGAAAGAAATGATTAG
- a CDS encoding ABC transporter ATP-binding protein: MTTFSRRYKFLSEYKTDFLVSLVLGILISVLEVFSITLVMPLLGESEGSSSLIYFFNRYLETYSDRERIALIAILIVVFTLLKSVFIYVKSLIAAKLRTSVTATYQKKCFKQIIDMPIAEFKKLKRGDLQILTTIHTNNMGIVAGKLLASLHYPFIVVLTTALLLKISISLTFLSLFATGLLFIGLKYLNVAADRRARLVSPSHKRLGVALLEYLDGKKTIFLFDIGDYVRGLFDSKVENYRDKVIDMEKLRGVVMPLGGFVTSLSLAIILIGSLYFGNIQKSVLLLFLVAFSRLSAPVNALVQLRSSLSGDLPYLDEVHTFLDKDFGVSDTSEKNKLLLNDSIKLRDISFKYPGSDSFLFNGLNLSINKGEKVTIVGGSGSGKSTLVNILLGIEKPSDGDVVVDGEALTEELFIEWRKNIGVVSQDVFLFDDTILGNITLEEKGQLTEWILKVSSQASLDDFVNDNEAGFNHFVGENGGDLSGGQRQRISIARALYRDPEIVIFDEATSALDIKTEAEIQLTMNKLSKSFSKTLIYVTHRLSSIESDERVIVLEKGKIVEDGLRSELENKRGWFFNLLNRELSGK, translated from the coding sequence ATGACAACTTTTTCTCGTAGATATAAATTCTTAAGTGAGTATAAGACTGATTTTCTAGTTTCTCTAGTTTTGGGAATATTAATTTCTGTGTTAGAGGTTTTTAGTATTACTCTTGTGATGCCATTACTGGGAGAGAGTGAAGGGAGTTCAAGTCTTATATACTTCTTTAATAGGTATCTTGAGACCTATTCTGATAGAGAGAGGATTGCTCTTATCGCAATTCTAATTGTTGTTTTTACTTTGCTTAAATCTGTGTTTATTTACGTCAAGAGCTTGATTGCTGCGAAATTAAGGACATCTGTCACAGCGACTTATCAAAAGAAGTGTTTTAAGCAAATTATTGACATGCCTATTGCAGAGTTCAAAAAGCTCAAAAGAGGTGATTTACAAATATTGACAACAATTCATACTAACAATATGGGGATAGTTGCAGGTAAACTTTTGGCTAGTCTGCATTATCCTTTTATAGTAGTTCTTACCACGGCTCTACTTTTAAAAATCTCTATTTCGCTGACCTTCTTATCATTATTTGCAACAGGACTACTATTTATTGGATTAAAGTATTTAAATGTCGCAGCTGATCGTCGAGCAAGATTAGTGAGTCCTTCTCATAAGAGGTTGGGTGTAGCTCTTTTGGAGTATTTAGATGGGAAAAAGACAATCTTCTTGTTTGATATAGGAGATTATGTTCGCGGATTGTTTGATTCGAAAGTTGAAAATTATAGAGATAAAGTTATTGATATGGAAAAGCTAAGAGGTGTCGTAATGCCTTTAGGCGGATTTGTTACGTCCTTAAGCCTTGCTATTATTTTAATAGGATCTCTTTATTTTGGTAATATTCAAAAGTCTGTTTTATTGCTTTTTCTTGTGGCGTTTAGCAGGCTTTCTGCTCCTGTAAATGCCCTTGTTCAACTAAGGTCTTCCTTGTCAGGAGACCTCCCTTACCTTGATGAGGTTCATACATTCTTGGATAAGGATTTTGGAGTGAGTGATACTTCTGAGAAAAACAAATTATTGCTTAATGACTCTATAAAACTTAGAGATATTTCATTTAAGTATCCTGGTTCAGATAGTTTTCTTTTTAATGGTCTTAATCTTAGTATTAATAAAGGTGAAAAGGTTACGATTGTTGGTGGATCTGGGTCTGGAAAGTCAACTCTAGTTAATATTTTGCTGGGTATTGAAAAACCTAGTGACGGTGATGTTGTTGTTGATGGAGAAGCTCTAACTGAAGAGTTGTTTATCGAGTGGAGAAAAAATATAGGAGTTGTTTCGCAAGATGTTTTTCTATTTGATGATACAATTTTAGGAAATATTACTTTGGAAGAGAAGGGTCAGTTAACTGAATGGATTTTAAAGGTTTCTAGTCAAGCTTCTCTCGATGATTTTGTAAATGATAATGAAGCTGGCTTTAACCATTTCGTAGGGGAAAATGGTGGCGACCTTTCTGGTGGACAGAGACAGAGAATTTCCATCGCAAGGGCTTTGTATAGAGACCCTGAAATTGTTATTTTTGATGAAGCGACCTCTGCTTTAGATATAAAAACTGAAGCTGAGATACAGTTAACAATGAATAAACTATCTAAGAGTTTCTCTAAAACTCTTATTTATGTAACCCATAGACTATCTTCTATTGAAAGTGATGAGAGGGTTATAGTTTTAGAAAAAGGTAAAATTGTCGAAGACGGCCTTCGGAGTGAATTAGAGAATAAAAGAGGTTGGTTCTTCAACCTCTTGAATCGAGAGCTTTCTGGAAAGTAG
- a CDS encoding cytidylyltransferase domain-containing protein produces MKKNKIVAIIQARMSSTRLPGKVLMESNSQSMLQHMINRITPSKLLDNIVIATTNDPSDQKIINHCVENNYSYTTGSLDDVLERYYECAKLHKADIIVRLTADCPLHDHRIIDHTIEEFLKDDTYDYLSNTTPPPASYPDGMDVEIFTFAALENAWKNAKKPSEREHVTFYFWKNLDLFKCKKIDYRENVRDFRLTLDYQEDFELTDKLFSHFLPDNPLFSMEEMINYLRNNPQIKEINSHIEDYAGWKPSLEKDKELE; encoded by the coding sequence ATGAAAAAAAATAAAATTGTTGCTATTATTCAAGCAAGAATGAGTTCTACACGACTTCCTGGAAAAGTATTAATGGAATCTAATTCCCAATCAATGCTTCAACATATGATTAACCGAATTACTCCCTCCAAACTTCTAGATAATATTGTGATAGCAACGACTAATGATCCTTCAGATCAGAAAATCATCAATCACTGTGTTGAAAACAATTACTCCTATACAACAGGAAGCTTAGATGATGTTCTTGAGAGATATTACGAATGCGCTAAACTTCACAAAGCAGATATTATCGTAAGACTAACTGCCGACTGCCCTCTTCATGACCATAGAATTATTGATCATACTATCGAAGAGTTTTTAAAAGATGACACCTACGACTATCTATCAAACACGACCCCTCCCCCAGCTTCGTACCCAGATGGTATGGATGTTGAAATTTTTACTTTTGCTGCTCTTGAAAATGCTTGGAAAAATGCAAAAAAACCTTCTGAGAGAGAGCATGTAACATTTTACTTTTGGAAAAATTTAGATCTATTTAAATGCAAAAAGATTGACTACAGAGAAAACGTTCGAGACTTCAGACTTACATTGGACTACCAAGAAGACTTCGAACTTACTGACAAATTATTTTCTCATTTTTTACCTGATAACCCACTTTTCTCAATGGAAGAAATGATAAACTACCTAAGAAACAATCCTCAGATAAAAGAAATCAACTCTCACATCGAGGACTACGCAGGATGGAAACCTTCATTGGAAAAAGACAAAGAACTTGAATAA